The sequence CAACCACTCTTTTGTAATTGAGTTCCGGCAGGCTTTCGCCGAAAAGAAGTTTTTGGGTCAAGGCTTGGATTATCGCTCCCCGGCCCGATCCCGCCTCTCCGACAAGCAAAACATTGCTGAATTCGCTTCTGGCCAAAGATCTTTCAATCTGCTCGATTTCTTTTTGATGGCCGACGATTTCCGCAAATCCTTGGTCTTTGACAACCTCGGTCAAGTCGGTGGAGTGGCGGTCGAGGGTGACGGTGTAGCCGGCAGACCACTCTTTGCCGACAGAGCCCATTTTGATCAGGTTCTTATACTCCCAGAATTTCTTCCTTTCGGCCATCTTCTTTTGGTTAGTCTCCCACCACCAGGTCAGGTTGTCGATGTCCTCTGACCGGAGATCTGACTCAATGAGCAGCTCCCGGAAATGAGGATCGTATTTTGATAGGGCGGTCAGGACGTTGCCGCAGCTAATGAGCTTGTTGTCTCTTTTGTCGGCATTATTTAAGGCTTCAATAAAGAAATCAACTGGATTCTGGTTTTCTCCGGCATGAATTTGCTTGATTTTCTCTTCGAGAGATCTCTGGATTTCTGTCTGGCTGAGCAGAAGCCTGGAAAAGACAAAAGAAGTTAGGGGCGGGTTTTCGGAAAGCAAGGAATAGAAAAGAACGGTGGTATGAAAAGAGATTTTTTTGATTTGACAGATATTGTCGGCTCTTTTGAACATCAGGGCGGCTTCAAGCTCTATGAAATCTGCCAGGTTGAAATTCTCAATATCAGAAATAACCTCTTTGAGGCTGGCTTTTGGTTCAGGCCTCCCAACCTTTAAATTGAAGAAAAGGTCCAGCTGCCAAAAGATAACCGCCAAAGACATCAGTAAAAGAGAGGCTCCCAAGAGATGGGCAAGGGCCGTTATCGAGAACTCATTGGTGAAGAAGCCGAAAAGGAAGGCCAAGAAAAGGGGCAGAAAGGCGATAAAGAATATCTTTTTAAAGAATTTGGCGTATTTAAAGCAGAACCATTTTGATAACTGGGCCGCCTGGAAAACCGGACTTTTTCTTAAGTAGAAGTTAACCATTTTTGAGCAAGAGCCTGAGGCCGTGCCCAGCCGCTAAGAAGACGAGGACCGGCATCAGAAACCAGACTATAATAATGGCGATTCCGGCAAAGAATATCAAAATCTCAATCACAATTCCCAAGACAATCATTATCAGGCGCACGATCGCTCCCAGGACTCTTGAGATTGTGTTGGAGAAAATGACCTCAAGGTATTTTCCGAGATCAAATCCTCTCGGATAGTACCACTGATATTGATGCCAGTGGGAGAACAGGGTTTTCAGGAGCAGGGGCACCGAAAAGTAGTTCAGGTTAAAAACGAGGATATTTTTCCAGCCCCTCAAGATTCCCTTGGGGGCTTCGAGGAAATACCAGACGAACCATTGAATAAACAGATTTTTTTGAAGTAAGATGTTAAGCATTGTTTGATTATAGCAAATTGGAGCAGAAAGAGAAATATTTTTTCCTCTTGACAGAACCCCACCTTTGTGTTAATTATTTCTATCGAGCAAAAGGAGGATTCTCAGCTCTTCTTTAACCCCGTCAACGTTTTAAGGAGGTTGATTTTTACTTGTTCCAAGCAAGAGGTAGAGTTTTTGTTTAGAAGAACTGATTAAAAATTAAGGAAAGATCTTTGACAAGTAGCAATAAAGATACAAGAAGCGAGCGTAGCCGGAATACGGGCTTTTAAAGATGACAAGAGCTCATATCCCGGCCACGCTCGAATAAGAGCAGCCGAGAAAAATTCAACGTTCACAATAGGAGAGAAAAATAAACAAAATACACACACTGTTTTTCTATTCTCATATCAATCTTGTTCACCCTATTCGAAAAGGAGCTCAAAATGACTGGCATTCTGACCATCATCGGCTTGATCATCGGCATAATCGCCGCTGTGATCAAGTACAACCGGCAAGACGAAGATAAGGCCTGGCCTCCTATCAAGCTGGGCCTGACTGTTTTCTTCATCTTCCTGGGCATCGGGGCGGTGATCGATATCGCCGCCAACGTCTACACAGATTTTCTCTGGTTTGAGGAGCTTGGCTACACTTCGGTGTGGCTGAAGCGTCTTGAACTCAGGGTCGCGCTGTACCTCGGCGGGACGATCATCGCATGGGTTTTCTTCTACCTTAACGCGATGCCTGCCTGGAAAGCGACTCTGCGCAGAATCGGAGACTGCCGCGGCTATAACATCCCAGACGAAGAAGATTGGGTAAAAGGAACGCCGTGGGTCAAGTGGGCCTGCCTTGCTGTGGCCGCGCTTTTCGGCCTCTATGCCTTGTCTGGCTGGGACGAGATCTTGAAGTTTTTCAACGCCACGCCTTTCGGCATGACCGATCCAGTCCACGGCCTGGACCTATCGTTCTATATCTTCGGCCTGCCGTTCTGGAATTGGGCAAAGGGTTTTTTGCTCATTCTGGTCTTAGGAGCCGCCGTAGTAGCTGGAGTAGTCTATGCAATCTACGGTCTCATGACAAAGGACGACTCTATAGGCCGGCCGATCTTCGCCCATACCTCAGTCCTGGGCGCATTTCTGGTTTGGATTATAGCCTGGCAGTATAATCTGCAGCGCTTCAACCTGCTCATTGACGGCAATAGCAACCGTCTCGTCGGCGCTGGCTACACAGATGTCCATGTCTTGATGGGAAACCTGAATGTCATGGCCTGGGTAGCGATTCTCGTCGGCGCGGTCCTGCTCGTCAATGTGTTCATCCGCAACTGGAAGGTTTTGGCCACAGCCGGAGGAATCTGGCTGCTCATGGCCACTATCCTTCTTGCCATTGCGCCAGGAATAACCCAGTGGCTCAAGGTCAACCCGTCCGAGATGATCCAAGAAGCGCCCTACATCACGAATTACATCAATATGACAAGAGCGGCCTATGGCCTGGACGCGGTTGAGTCTCATGAAGTTGCATACCAGCCAGGCCTCGATCCGGAAGAGTATGAGGCCAACGACGCAACCTTGTCTCGGGCGCGCGTCATGGACTGGCGGCCTCTCTTAGATGCCAATGATACGCTCCAGGAAATCCGTGTCTATTACGATTTCAATGACACGGATATAGATCGGTACGTCGGTACGGAGTACATGGTCGGGGTGCGCGAACTAAGCATCGATCAGCTACCCACGCAGGCGCAGACCTGGAGCAACGAACACTTGCAATACACCCATGGAGAAGGGTTCACCGTGGCTGAGGTGAGTCAGGTTGAGAGTCAGGGCTTGCCCGTTTACACGGTTAAAAACATCCCGCCCGAAGGGCCAGAAGAGTTCTCTACGGAATACACCGAGATTTACTTCGGAGAACTTACCTCGGACTGGATCGCCGTGAACACCACCTTGGATGAATTTGGCCAGCCTTCAGGCGCCGGCGCCGAGTATGAGCGCTACCAAGGAACATCAGGGATCCGATTAACATCGTTGAACCG is a genomic window of bacterium containing:
- a CDS encoding UPF0182 family protein, whose product is MTGILTIIGLIIGIIAAVIKYNRQDEDKAWPPIKLGLTVFFIFLGIGAVIDIAANVYTDFLWFEELGYTSVWLKRLELRVALYLGGTIIAWVFFYLNAMPAWKATLRRIGDCRGYNIPDEEDWVKGTPWVKWACLAVAALFGLYALSGWDEILKFFNATPFGMTDPVHGLDLSFYIFGLPFWNWAKGFLLILVLGAAVVAGVVYAIYGLMTKDDSIGRPIFAHTSVLGAFLVWIIAWQYNLQRFNLLIDGNSNRLVGAGYTDVHVLMGNLNVMAWVAILVGAVLLVNVFIRNWKVLATAGGIWLLMATILLAIAPGITQWLKVNPSEMIQEAPYITNYINMTRAAYGLDAVESHEVAYQPGLDPEEYEANDATLSRARVMDWRPLLDANDTLQEIRVYYDFNDTDIDRYVGTEYMVGVRELSIDQLPTQAQTWSNEHLQYTHGEGFTVAEVSQVESQGLPVYTVKNIPPEGPEEFSTEYTEIYFGELTSDWIAVNTTLDEFGQPSGAGAEYERYQGTSGIRLTSLNRWAFAIHLGDLKILISKFITPDSRIIFDRAIGDRVEKIAPMLTYDGDPYAVVGSDQVYWIWDACTTAKTFPYSDPTDDDINYIRNSVKIVIGAYDGNVRFYVADPEDPVLRVWMNVFPGLFRSMDEMPEFIKLHLRYPADIFTIQAEKLALFHMTDTTSFYNREDLWMIPQEAYLDAAVTMDPRFISMRLPGEDENEFVLVVPFTPANKQNLVGWLCVRMDAPHYGEMELWLFPRDQTVIGPMQVEGLINQDPVMSGNITLWSQRGSTLLWGNLLALPVFNDGNGSVVYVKPLFILAEQGKIPALTRVILWAGDRLIVEATLQDALAVLYGGQTTETVVSPPTTTGVVATCSELANAAYTYFQQAQSCYANSDWACYGTAMQKLEETLLQASQCR